From Vigna unguiculata cultivar IT97K-499-35 chromosome 5, ASM411807v1, whole genome shotgun sequence, the proteins below share one genomic window:
- the LOC114185786 gene encoding casparian strip membrane protein 3, with protein sequence MESKKEGVASAPTSPESRRTRSNGKGKTIAEAAPPSVTVVSTKVTPSPRGGWRKGAAILDFILRLGAISSAIGAAAVMGNNEQILPFFTQFFQFHVQWDDFPMFQFFVFANGAAVVFLILSLPFSIVCIVRPFAVGPRLLLVIVDIFAMALVIAAASAAAAVVYLAHNGSQDANWIAICQQYTDFCQVTSQAVVASFVAAVFLICLIVLSSVALKRG encoded by the exons ATGGAGTCAAAGAAAGAGGGTGTGGCATCTGCACCTACAAGCCCAGAATCAAGGAGGACGAGGAGCAATGGCAAAGGAAAAACCATTGCTGAGGCTGCTCCCCCTTCTGTAACAGTAGTTTCCACAAAAGTTACCCCATCCCCAAGGGGGGGATGGAGAAAGGGTGCCGCAATCCTAGATTTCATCCTTAGGCTCGGAGCCATTAGTTCTGCTATAGGTGCTGCTGCCGTCATGGGGAACAATGAGCAGATACTTCCATTCTTCACCCAGTTCTTTCAGTTTCATGTTCAGTGGGATGATTTTCCAATGTTTCA GTTTTTTGTATTTGCGAATGGAGCAGCAGTTGTATTCCTCATCCTCTCGTTGCCATTTTCAATTGTATGCATTGTTCGACCTTTTGCAGTAGGGCCAAGGCTTCTACTAGTGATCGTAGACATA TTTGCAATGGCATTGGTGATCGCAGCTGCTTCAGCTGCTGCAGCTGTTGTGTACTTAGCGCACAATGGGAGCCAAGATGCCAATTGGATCGCCATTTGTCAGCAGTACACTGACTTCTGTCAGGTTACTAGCCAAGCTGTGGTGGCTTCTTTCGTTGCTGCGGTTTTCTTAATTTGCTTGATTGTGCTCTCCTCTGTGGCTCTCAAAAGGGGTTGA
- the LOC114183284 gene encoding N-carbamoylputrescine amidase, protein MEKRRTVVVSALQFSCTDDVSTNVATAERLVRAAHKQGANIILIQELFEGYYFCQAQREDYIQRAKPHKDHPTILRMQKLAKELGVVIPVSFFEEANNAHYNSIAIIDADGTDLGIYRKSHIPDGPGYEEKFYFNPGDTGFKVFKTKFAKIGVAICWDQWFPEAARSMVLQGAEILFYPTAIGTEPHDANIDSRDHWKRVMQGHAGANLVPLVASNRIGKEIIETEHGKSEITFYGNSFIAGPNGEIVSIADDKEEAVLIAQFDLDKIKSTRHSWGVFRDRRPDLYKALLTLDGTNPVQ, encoded by the exons ATGGAGAAGCGTAGAACCGTGGTGGTTTCTGCTCTGCAGTTTTCTTGCACCGATGATGTCTCAACAAATGTCGCCACCGCCGAGAG GCTAGTTAGAGCTGCACATAAACAGGGTGCAAATATCATTCTCATTCAG GAACTCTTTGAAGGTTATTACTTCTGTCAAGCGCAAAGAGAGGATTATATTCAAAGAGCTAAGCCACATAAGGACCATCCCACAATCCTCag GATGCAGAAACTTGCAAAAGAGTTAGGCGTAGTTATACCAGTTAGCTTCTTTGAGGAGGCAAATAATGCACACTATAATTCAATAGCCATAATTGATGCTGATGGCACTGATCTTGGGATTTATAGAAAGTCCCATATTCCGGATGGACCAG GTTACGAGGAAAAGTTCTACTTTAATCCAGGGGATACTGGATTTAAG GTTTTCaagaccaaatttgcaaaaatTGGAGTTg CTATATGTTGGGATCAGTGGTTTCCTGAGGCAGCCCGTTCAATGGTGCTTCAAGGTGctgagattttattttatcctaCGGCTATTGGGACTGAACCACATGATGCAAACATTGATTCGCGTGACCACTGGAAACGAGTTATGCAAGGACATGCTGGGGCCAATTTG GTACCTCTTGTGGCTTCAAATAGGATTGGAAAGGAGATAATTGAGACTGAGCATGGAAAAAGCGAGATAACATTTTATGGAAACTCCTTCATAGCAG GGCCTAATGGAGAAATTGTTTCAATTGCTGACGATAAGGAGGAAGCAGTTCTTATTGCACAATTTGATTTGGACAAGATCAAATCCACGAGACATAGTTGGGGGGTATTCCGTGATAGGCGTCCCGATCTATATAAGGCGCTTTTAACCTTAGATGGCACCAATCCTGTTCAGTGA